From a region of the Mucilaginibacter auburnensis genome:
- a CDS encoding M16 family metallopeptidase, with amino-acid sequence MNIKKIFSAVLLTGLYSITYAQTLPFDPAVRTGKLANGFTYYIRHNEEPKNRVVFYLANKVGSVLEDDDQRGLAHFIEHMSFNGTKNFPKNELVDYLQKTGVRFGADLNATTGFDETIYQLPIPSDKPEIVQHGLQIMRDWAQDATLDPAEINKERGVVLEEKRLKKGAGERMQNQYLPLLLNNSIYAKRLPIGTEEVLTTFKPEAIQRFYRDWYRPDLQALMVVGDIDVDKMEKDIKSRFGDLKKPASPRIRPNFTVQLTGKDQYIVVTDPEETNTSIEINIKQPKLNLHTAADYRAFLIRQLVNYMLSQRYADVQRQSAPPFLAAGAGIGEFIGGLDNYSMSITAKPGELEAGFKNAWRLSEQAKRYGFTPTELDRAKNVYLQQLASVLKEKSKTPSDNYVAEYVQYFLHGTASPGIDIEYGISKNVSASLSTDEVNNYLKQVIKGTDRDILITAPEKEKASLPSEQTFMEWMKAVESEHISAFQDVTSKQGLLTAAPIAGKIINSEYNKALNITTLTLSNGAKVLLKATNFKNDQILFTGTSAGGTSLYDIAHFRAADAANIVPSFGAGNYNESELSKYLSGKQFSIRPSIGERTQAVNGASSVNDLEDALQLMYAYLTQPRKDTILFKNTIARAKAALLNRQNDPAQVFNDTVTAVLSSYNIRRARQTAEDLDHIELDQVYSIYKERFADASGFTFVFTGSIDTVAIKPLLEKYIGSLPSLYRNEQAKDLGITSPAGKVSKTVYKGTEDKANVLLFFSGPFDYSFTNQLKVDALKEILQIRLIERLREDEGGVYAPTVGVTYAKYPKARFNFTVSFACAPNNVEQLIAATLDEINKIRNTGPLPVNLDKFKAETQRTIELQLKSNGFWHTYTIGQIQNKEPLDAVNTYSEDVGKITVEDVKKMATQYLGGENFIRMVLLPEKTK; translated from the coding sequence ATGAACATCAAGAAAATCTTTTCTGCAGTTCTGCTAACGGGACTGTACAGCATAACCTATGCGCAAACATTACCCTTTGACCCGGCCGTGCGCACCGGGAAATTAGCCAATGGCTTTACCTATTATATACGCCACAATGAGGAACCTAAGAACAGGGTAGTATTTTACCTGGCCAATAAAGTTGGGTCGGTTTTAGAGGACGACGACCAGCGCGGGCTGGCGCACTTTATTGAACACATGAGTTTTAACGGCACTAAAAATTTCCCGAAAAATGAACTGGTAGATTATCTGCAAAAAACGGGGGTTCGTTTCGGTGCCGACCTGAACGCTACCACCGGCTTCGACGAGACGATCTACCAACTACCTATACCTTCAGATAAACCGGAAATCGTACAGCATGGATTACAAATTATGCGTGATTGGGCGCAGGATGCGACGCTGGACCCTGCAGAAATAAATAAAGAACGCGGCGTGGTATTAGAAGAAAAGCGCCTCAAAAAAGGAGCAGGAGAACGCATGCAAAACCAATACTTACCACTGTTACTCAACAATTCAATTTATGCTAAACGTTTGCCGATAGGGACAGAAGAAGTGCTAACCACCTTTAAACCCGAAGCTATCCAACGCTTTTATCGCGATTGGTATCGGCCGGATCTGCAGGCGTTGATGGTGGTTGGGGACATTGATGTTGATAAGATGGAAAAGGATATAAAGTCCAGATTTGGCGACCTTAAAAAACCTGCATCGCCACGTATAAGACCCAACTTCACGGTGCAATTAACAGGCAAAGACCAGTACATTGTTGTTACAGACCCGGAAGAAACCAATACAAGTATAGAAATCAACATTAAACAGCCCAAGTTGAACTTACATACCGCTGCGGATTACCGGGCATTCCTGATTCGGCAGCTGGTCAATTACATGCTCAGCCAACGCTATGCGGATGTTCAACGCCAGTCAGCCCCTCCGTTTCTGGCAGCCGGAGCCGGGATCGGAGAGTTTATAGGCGGTCTGGATAATTATTCAATGTCCATAACAGCCAAGCCGGGGGAGTTAGAGGCTGGTTTCAAAAATGCATGGCGCCTTAGCGAACAGGCAAAGCGGTATGGTTTTACGCCAACGGAACTTGACCGTGCAAAAAATGTTTATCTCCAGCAATTAGCGTCGGTCTTAAAAGAAAAAAGTAAGACCCCGTCTGATAATTACGTTGCTGAATACGTGCAGTATTTTTTACACGGCACCGCCTCGCCCGGTATAGACATCGAATATGGTATTTCTAAAAATGTATCGGCAAGTCTCAGTACCGACGAAGTGAACAACTATTTAAAGCAGGTGATCAAAGGAACGGACCGGGACATATTGATAACAGCTCCTGAAAAAGAAAAAGCGTCACTACCGTCTGAGCAAACATTCATGGAATGGATGAAAGCTGTAGAAAGCGAACATATATCTGCTTTTCAGGATGTGACCAGCAAGCAAGGCCTTTTAACGGCGGCTCCCATTGCAGGTAAGATCATCAACAGTGAGTATAACAAAGCATTAAACATCACAACGCTTACGTTAAGCAATGGAGCTAAAGTATTATTGAAAGCCACAAATTTCAAAAACGACCAGATACTATTTACCGGAACATCGGCCGGCGGCACTTCCTTATACGACATCGCGCATTTCCGCGCTGCCGATGCAGCGAATATCGTGCCTTCCTTCGGTGCAGGCAACTACAATGAGTCCGAACTATCCAAATACTTATCAGGTAAACAATTCAGTATACGCCCTTCAATCGGCGAGCGGACTCAAGCTGTAAACGGAGCGAGCAGCGTTAACGATCTGGAAGACGCATTGCAATTAATGTACGCCTACCTCACGCAGCCACGCAAGGATACAATCCTTTTCAAAAATACCATTGCAAGAGCAAAGGCAGCACTCCTAAACCGGCAAAATGATCCCGCGCAGGTATTTAACGACACCGTGACCGCTGTACTAAGCAGTTATAATATCCGCCGGGCACGGCAGACTGCTGAAGACCTCGATCACATTGAACTCGACCAGGTCTACAGCATTTATAAAGAAAGATTTGCAGACGCGTCAGGTTTTACCTTTGTATTCACAGGCAGCATAGACACAGTAGCCATAAAACCCTTACTGGAAAAATATATCGGCAGCCTGCCCTCCCTTTATAGAAACGAGCAGGCTAAAGACCTGGGTATTACCAGCCCTGCAGGCAAAGTCAGCAAAACGGTCTACAAAGGAACAGAAGACAAAGCCAACGTATTACTATTTTTTTCAGGGCCGTTTGATTACAGTTTTACCAACCAGCTGAAAGTTGATGCGTTAAAAGAAATACTTCAAATAAGGCTTATAGAGCGTCTCAGGGAAGACGAGGGAGGCGTTTATGCGCCAACCGTGGGGGTTACATACGCCAAGTACCCTAAAGCCCGTTTCAACTTTACGGTCTCTTTCGCCTGCGCTCCCAACAATGTAGAGCAACTAATTGCAGCTACATTGGATGAGATCAATAAAATAAGAAATACCGGACCCTTACCGGTAAACCTGGACAAGTTTAAAGCAGAAACACAACGCACCATTGAACTGCAGCTAAAATCCAACGGTTTTTGGCACACATATACAATTGGGCAGATCCAAAATAAAGAACCTCTGGATGCTGTAAACACCTACAGCGAAGATGTGGGTAAAATAACGGTGGAGGACGTGAAGAAGATGGCAACCCAATATCTCGGTGGCGAAAATTTTATAAGGATGGTCTTGCTGCCGGAAAAAACTAAATAG
- a CDS encoding MutS-related protein: protein MLLQTDEQTTADLRLFSDQQQNGICDLYNKTFSRGGELLLERMFRAPLCDREAINDRVAIISTFSKVNIRFPFDSWVLDKTEKYFSYANDVHDAKKPELSEKETSESVSAVIELLHVLRAFINNNHISSITGMAKQNAEIAELLNHDSLAPVFREQPKPKLSYAAATAYDDLFRLREKDKLARVLQFIYLLDVYISVADVARQNGFTFPVALPKGSGIIALEGVYHPGLKHPVPNNITMDSNKSLIFLTGANMAGKSTFLRSLSIALYTAHIGFPVAAKRMDFSVMDGIYTTINLPDNLGIGASHFYAEVLRVKKIAAELGAGKSLFVVFDELFRGTNVKDAHEGTVVVTKGFAKMKTSRFIISSHIVEAADQLKQQTNTRFYYLPTTMKDSLPVYNYTLKEGVTDDRHGMIIIKNEGILEILKNGKKNG, encoded by the coding sequence ATGTTATTACAAACAGACGAACAAACCACCGCTGATCTGCGCCTTTTCTCTGATCAGCAGCAAAACGGCATCTGCGACCTCTATAACAAAACGTTCAGCAGGGGCGGAGAGTTACTGCTGGAACGAATGTTTCGCGCACCATTGTGTGACCGGGAGGCCATAAACGACAGGGTGGCTATTATATCCACTTTCAGCAAAGTCAATATCCGTTTCCCTTTTGATAGCTGGGTATTAGATAAAACCGAAAAATATTTTTCATATGCCAACGATGTCCATGACGCAAAAAAACCAGAACTAAGCGAAAAAGAGACGAGTGAAAGCGTAAGCGCTGTAATTGAATTACTGCATGTACTTCGCGCATTTATAAATAACAACCATATAAGTAGCATTACTGGAATGGCCAAACAAAACGCCGAGATAGCGGAATTGCTAAATCATGATTCATTAGCGCCCGTGTTCAGAGAACAGCCCAAGCCAAAACTATCCTACGCTGCCGCAACAGCATATGATGATTTGTTCCGCCTGCGCGAAAAAGACAAACTGGCGAGGGTATTGCAGTTTATTTATTTGCTTGATGTTTACATCTCTGTTGCTGATGTAGCTCGCCAAAACGGTTTTACATTCCCTGTTGCGCTTCCTAAAGGTTCCGGCATTATTGCGTTGGAAGGCGTTTATCATCCCGGACTTAAACATCCAGTGCCCAACAACATTACAATGGACAGTAATAAAAGCCTGATATTCCTGACCGGTGCCAATATGGCTGGAAAAAGCACATTCCTTCGATCATTAAGTATTGCTTTATATACTGCACATATCGGTTTCCCTGTGGCTGCCAAGCGCATGGACTTTTCTGTAATGGACGGCATTTATACCACCATCAACCTGCCTGATAACCTCGGAATTGGCGCCAGCCATTTTTACGCGGAAGTATTACGGGTAAAGAAAATTGCGGCTGAATTAGGCGCGGGCAAATCCCTGTTTGTAGTCTTTGACGAATTGTTCAGAGGTACCAACGTTAAAGACGCCCACGAGGGAACCGTAGTTGTAACGAAGGGATTTGCAAAAATGAAAACGAGCCGGTTTATCATATCATCGCACATAGTTGAAGCCGCTGATCAACTAAAACAACAAACTAATACGCGCTTTTACTATCTGCCCACAACCATGAAAGACAGCCTGCCAGTTTACAACTACACCTTAAAGGAAGGTGTGACCGATGACCGTCACGGTATGATCATTATTAAAAATGAAGGCATTCTTGAAATTTTAAAAAACGGGAAGAAAAATGGATAA
- a CDS encoding Gldg family protein produces the protein MKSIIDVARIELQKIFYSPIAWLILIAFALHTALLFMLGLNYYINSKELGFPIENITFDLFANQNGGLIPGLAATLFMYLPLVTMGLLSQEFSSGSINLLYSSPVTNLQIVLGKFFCMMIFNFLMVMLVVPEVLFGVLKVENFDLPVVLTGLLGLYLMMCTYAAIGLFMSSLTSYQIGAAIGTLAVLAALTFVDRVWQDVEFVRDVTFWLSVAARVSGMLSGLVLSVDVVYLIVIPALFIAFTVFRLKVVREKTTRTVSLMRYVGSFLLVAIIGYICSLPALVTFYDSTQAKVHTLTKESQRVMAKLKGKVHITTYVNLFEWGNFVSPSTQKLDMLRYDVYNYFYPNIKYEYKYYYAIQGGPYFINLHKSRFKGLTLDQTIEKVANTYEVDKDIFRPGEDFKNEIDLAAEQNTYVAKITTEDGKSTLLRSYYDGEKFPAEAQTTAAFKRLVMALPKAGFVTGHQERTLNDIGPRSYSMLASDKKVRRSLINNGMDISQGNLSSPVPESIDILVIADAKTPYTAQEIKNLNDYIDRGGNLVVACDLNRQEVMNPLVARLGVSFLPGQVVEHNRKRQMDEVTSAFTKEGRKMAYHFELSGLWIPMPGTVAITYKPVTGFKYTPMLETDSLNDFKLVDSVGSWNERTTKNFIDEVPKYDPEKGDVAGPIITGLALSRSVGHKKQKIVIFGDADWLANGLIQDTKYVNSKMAAGVFYWLSDNKVPIDDRRPAPIDNDIRVRKADAAFLNYLYKFIIPGLMGAAFVIIWLRRKRR, from the coding sequence ATGAAATCAATAATAGATGTCGCCAGAATAGAACTTCAGAAAATATTCTATTCTCCCATCGCCTGGCTTATCCTAATTGCGTTTGCATTGCATACCGCCCTGCTTTTCATGTTAGGCCTTAACTATTATATCAATTCAAAGGAACTGGGTTTTCCGATTGAGAACATTACTTTCGACCTTTTTGCTAATCAAAACGGGGGTCTGATACCCGGTCTTGCGGCCACCTTATTTATGTACCTGCCACTGGTAACAATGGGTTTACTCAGCCAGGAATTCTCCTCCGGTTCGATCAACCTCTTGTACTCATCGCCGGTGACGAATCTGCAAATTGTACTGGGTAAGTTTTTTTGTATGATGATCTTCAACTTCCTCATGGTCATGCTGGTCGTTCCGGAGGTACTGTTTGGGGTGTTAAAGGTCGAAAACTTTGATCTGCCCGTTGTACTGACCGGCCTGCTAGGCTTGTATCTGATGATGTGTACTTATGCGGCAATAGGTTTGTTCATGTCCTCGTTAACCTCCTATCAAATAGGAGCCGCCATCGGTACGCTGGCTGTACTCGCTGCATTGACTTTTGTTGACAGGGTTTGGCAAGACGTTGAATTTGTTCGGGATGTTACTTTCTGGCTCAGTGTCGCAGCTCGCGTAAGCGGTATGCTGAGCGGTCTGGTGCTAAGTGTAGACGTAGTCTATCTTATCGTTATTCCCGCACTATTTATTGCGTTTACGGTATTCCGACTGAAAGTTGTGCGGGAGAAGACCACACGAACAGTGTCGCTTATGCGTTACGTCGGCAGTTTTTTACTGGTAGCGATTATTGGCTATATCTGTTCTTTGCCAGCTTTGGTAACATTTTATGACTCCACCCAGGCAAAAGTGCACACGCTCACCAAGGAAAGTCAGCGCGTGATGGCTAAACTTAAAGGCAAGGTACATATCACCACCTATGTTAACCTTTTTGAATGGGGTAACTTCGTGTCACCGTCTACGCAGAAACTTGATATGCTTCGCTATGATGTGTATAACTATTTTTATCCTAACATCAAATACGAGTACAAGTATTACTATGCTATTCAAGGTGGCCCTTATTTTATCAACCTGCACAAAAGCCGGTTTAAGGGATTAACATTGGATCAGACCATTGAAAAAGTAGCGAACACCTATGAAGTGGATAAAGACATCTTCCGGCCTGGCGAAGATTTTAAGAACGAAATAGACCTTGCTGCGGAACAAAATACCTATGTAGCAAAGATCACTACGGAAGACGGAAAATCAACTCTGTTAAGGAGCTATTATGACGGCGAGAAATTTCCTGCGGAAGCACAGACCACGGCTGCGTTCAAGAGGCTGGTAATGGCCTTACCCAAAGCCGGTTTCGTAACGGGGCACCAGGAGCGCACCTTGAACGATATAGGCCCTCGTAGCTATTCCATGCTGGCAAGCGATAAAAAAGTGAGACGGTCGCTAATCAATAACGGCATGGACATCTCGCAAGGCAACTTGTCATCACCCGTTCCTGAAAGTATCGATATTTTGGTTATCGCCGATGCCAAAACGCCTTACACCGCACAGGAGATCAAAAATCTGAACGATTACATTGATCGCGGGGGAAACCTGGTGGTGGCCTGCGACCTGAACAGACAGGAGGTAATGAACCCCCTGGTGGCACGGTTAGGCGTGTCTTTTCTTCCGGGACAGGTGGTAGAACACAACCGTAAACGTCAAATGGATGAAGTTACATCAGCGTTTACAAAAGAGGGTCGTAAGATGGCATATCATTTTGAGCTTTCGGGGCTATGGATACCTATGCCTGGCACCGTAGCTATCACATATAAACCGGTCACGGGTTTTAAATACACGCCCATGCTGGAAACGGATTCTTTGAATGACTTTAAACTTGTCGACTCTGTCGGCTCCTGGAATGAACGAACAACTAAAAATTTCATAGATGAGGTGCCGAAATATGATCCGGAGAAGGGTGATGTGGCCGGACCCATCATTACTGGTCTTGCGCTGAGTAGGAGTGTTGGTCATAAAAAGCAAAAGATCGTCATTTTTGGTGATGCCGACTGGTTAGCTAACGGGCTTATCCAGGATACAAAATATGTGAACAGCAAAATGGCAGCGGGTGTATTTTATTGGTTATCAGACAATAAGGTGCCCATTGATGATCGCCGGCCTGCCCCGATTGACAATGATATCCGCGTAAGAAAAGCCGATGCAGCCTTTTTAAATTATCTCTATAAATTCATTATTCCCGGTTTAATGGGTGCCGCCTTTGTGATCATCTGGCTGCGCAGAAAACGACGTTAA
- a CDS encoding MutS-related protein: MDKQFNIDKQSLDELNLLSKFSPGSVFFLFRKAKSSGGEQLLDEWFRNPLLNHGEINERSALFAFFGAAGITFPFDPQQLSVMNDYIDSGVPATYFGNYTRVMIQLITSRITRDEQFKQLVQGLQAVISTLKKCYALLVALKQMKAIPDFYKGRIKKLLQIFDHVQVAELLETDIYKSISLKTIASYDYLTRHVLRAEVIALLGFIDEVDVCIAIANVAKTKEMAYATAYPAEMNLFTAVNLCHPAINGAVGNNIEMRSASNVVFLTGANMAGKSTWMKSIAINMYLAHIGFPIAAQSMEFSIRDGIYSSINVGDNIGAGYSHFYAEVLRVKQAAEATASGKRLLLIFDELFKGTNVKDAYDGTLAVTEAFAEYKNCLFIVSTHIIEVGEALKTQPNIQFKYMPTIMEGAIPRYTYQLEEGITEDRQGMMIIRNENILSLMGMADQ; this comes from the coding sequence ATGGATAAGCAATTTAATATTGACAAGCAGTCATTAGATGAACTGAACCTGTTAAGCAAATTCAGTCCCGGCTCGGTATTTTTTCTGTTCAGGAAAGCAAAAAGCAGTGGTGGAGAGCAGCTCTTGGACGAGTGGTTCAGAAATCCCCTTTTGAATCACGGGGAGATCAATGAAAGGTCGGCACTCTTCGCCTTCTTTGGTGCTGCCGGGATTACCTTTCCTTTTGATCCACAACAGTTGAGTGTAATGAACGATTATATAGATAGTGGAGTACCGGCCACCTACTTTGGTAATTATACTCGTGTTATGATCCAGCTGATCACCTCCAGGATCACAAGGGACGAGCAGTTTAAGCAATTAGTTCAAGGCCTGCAAGCGGTAATCAGCACATTAAAAAAGTGTTATGCCCTTTTAGTGGCTTTAAAGCAAATGAAGGCAATTCCCGATTTTTATAAAGGGCGGATTAAAAAGTTGTTGCAGATCTTCGATCATGTCCAGGTGGCGGAACTGTTAGAAACGGACATTTACAAATCCATCTCCCTGAAAACAATTGCCTCCTATGATTACTTAACAAGACATGTACTTCGCGCAGAGGTAATTGCATTACTCGGGTTTATTGATGAAGTGGATGTTTGTATTGCTATTGCTAATGTTGCTAAAACAAAAGAGATGGCTTATGCCACAGCATATCCGGCTGAAATGAACCTGTTCACGGCTGTCAACCTCTGCCATCCAGCGATAAACGGGGCGGTTGGAAATAATATCGAAATGAGGAGCGCTTCCAATGTCGTCTTTTTGACCGGCGCGAATATGGCCGGAAAGTCCACTTGGATGAAGTCCATTGCCATCAACATGTACCTCGCCCATATCGGCTTCCCGATAGCGGCCCAATCAATGGAGTTTTCCATCCGTGATGGCATCTACTCAAGTATCAATGTTGGAGATAATATCGGTGCGGGTTACAGCCATTTCTATGCTGAAGTGCTGCGCGTGAAGCAAGCCGCGGAAGCTACCGCCAGCGGCAAAAGGCTGCTTTTGATCTTTGACGAATTGTTTAAAGGCACCAACGTAAAAGACGCCTATGACGGTACATTAGCGGTAACAGAAGCCTTTGCCGAATATAAAAATTGCCTTTTTATAGTATCCACGCACATTATAGAAGTAGGCGAGGCCCTTAAAACACAGCCCAACATTCAGTTCAAATATATGCCAACCATAATGGAGGGGGCTATTCCACGGTATACCTATCAACTGGAAGAGGGTATTACTGAAGACCGTCAGGGCATGATGATCATCAGAAATGAGAACATTTTATCATTAATGGGCATGGCAGATCAATAA
- a CDS encoding tetratricopeptide repeat-containing sensor histidine kinase — MLLAQPPVPKDVKILYRQLRSSQADTGRVNIFVDISRYCNANSVQQIILIDSAIVIAQRANALSAKLSYSKGLGLSYQAWAQALCKKGDFKKSEELLIKAIAVFLSNNLHREAAECYLNLQENYASSGGKDYNIMADYYAKAHVLFRKAHAFDRDAATLEHMGDFYYLVEKYHQGITALKSALVSYRLSGNKKTQAVYDLLGINYLKIERYKDALKNALVAVKIAESVQDTSMLLCTIYNRTGMIYLETGHFDQANYYFKRSIGVAQKYKDPSAIFLVANLANNLLHQGKPTDAITVLNENERLFPDIDERYRTYYNAFYLQANVALKNYREAEKYAQRLLKANAEGEHDPVLVVTMLGPSIEYFIAARSYQEAAKLLPAFKNAVNASGKQKFIVKLHFFTYKIDSAQHNYVAALNNYQKYAALQDSIAEATKNKQIQQLQVQFETEQKENAITSLKHEGVLQREKITRANNTRNLTLAVSVMLLVVAGVSLNSYRTKQRGNKALNVLLKEKDKLLVEKEWLLKEIHHRVKNNLQIVMGLLQRQSAYINNNEALAAIQNSENRMHSIALIHQKLYQSENLDLINMPEYIDEMLSYLKHSCDDDNRILFEKHTDDILLDVAQAVPLGLILNEAVTNAIKYAYKPPQTGTIYVTLVRNGDGYNQLTIADDGAGLPAGFAIDKVESLGINLMRGLSKQLGGTFDIYGDEGCTINVVFKTEVFNREISKNE; from the coding sequence GTGTTACTAGCTCAACCGCCCGTACCTAAAGATGTTAAAATTTTATATCGCCAACTGCGTTCAAGTCAGGCTGATACCGGCCGCGTAAACATATTCGTTGATATAAGCCGTTATTGCAACGCCAATAGTGTACAGCAAATAATATTGATAGACAGCGCCATTGTTATAGCTCAAAGAGCTAATGCTTTGTCGGCTAAACTTTCTTATAGCAAAGGTTTAGGGTTAAGTTATCAAGCATGGGCGCAGGCGCTGTGTAAAAAAGGCGATTTTAAAAAAAGTGAAGAACTGTTAATAAAAGCTATTGCGGTTTTTTTGTCTAACAATCTTCATCGGGAAGCAGCTGAATGTTACTTAAACTTACAGGAAAATTATGCTTCAAGTGGTGGTAAGGACTACAACATTATGGCTGATTATTATGCAAAGGCGCATGTGCTATTTCGCAAAGCCCATGCATTTGACCGTGACGCCGCAACGCTTGAACACATGGGCGATTTCTATTATCTGGTTGAAAAATATCACCAGGGAATCACAGCCTTAAAGTCAGCTTTGGTAAGTTACCGTTTAAGCGGCAATAAAAAAACACAAGCCGTTTATGACTTATTAGGAATTAACTACCTTAAGATAGAGAGATATAAAGACGCGCTCAAAAATGCTTTAGTTGCAGTTAAAATAGCCGAATCTGTGCAGGATACAAGCATGTTACTTTGCACTATCTACAATCGCACCGGTATGATCTACCTTGAAACGGGTCATTTTGATCAGGCTAATTATTACTTTAAAAGATCAATAGGTGTAGCGCAAAAGTATAAAGATCCCTCCGCAATTTTTTTAGTTGCTAACCTTGCTAACAACCTTCTTCATCAGGGAAAACCGACCGACGCTATAACAGTACTTAATGAAAATGAACGCCTTTTTCCGGATATCGATGAACGCTACCGCACTTATTACAATGCATTTTATCTGCAGGCTAACGTAGCTTTAAAAAACTACCGGGAGGCCGAAAAATATGCACAACGGCTTTTAAAGGCTAACGCAGAGGGTGAACATGATCCTGTGCTTGTTGTAACCATGTTGGGCCCATCTATAGAGTATTTTATAGCAGCGCGCAGTTATCAAGAAGCTGCCAAATTACTGCCTGCTTTTAAAAATGCCGTAAACGCCAGCGGAAAACAGAAGTTTATAGTTAAATTACACTTCTTCACTTACAAAATAGATTCGGCGCAACATAACTATGTTGCTGCATTAAATAACTATCAAAAATACGCTGCGCTGCAAGACTCTATTGCTGAGGCTACAAAGAACAAACAGATTCAGCAATTGCAGGTACAGTTTGAAACAGAACAGAAAGAGAATGCCATTACATCGTTAAAGCACGAGGGCGTTCTTCAGCGGGAAAAAATAACGCGTGCCAACAATACCCGCAATTTAACCCTTGCTGTAAGTGTTATGCTCCTGGTTGTTGCTGGCGTGAGCTTAAACAGCTATCGTACAAAGCAACGGGGCAATAAAGCGCTTAATGTGTTGCTGAAAGAAAAAGACAAGCTGCTGGTTGAAAAAGAGTGGTTATTGAAAGAGATCCATCACCGGGTTAAAAACAATTTGCAAATAGTTATGGGTTTGCTGCAACGCCAATCAGCATACATTAATAACAACGAAGCTTTGGCCGCTATTCAAAACAGCGAGAACCGTATGCATTCTATAGCACTTATTCACCAAAAGCTTTATCAAAGTGAAAATTTGGATCTTATTAATATGCCCGAATACATTGACGAAATGTTATCTTATTTAAAACATAGCTGCGACGATGACAACCGTATTTTGTTTGAAAAGCACACAGACGATATTTTACTGGATGTAGCTCAAGCTGTTCCATTGGGCCTTATTTTAAACGAGGCTGTAACTAACGCTATAAAGTACGCTTATAAACCCCCGCAAACCGGTACCATTTACGTAACGCTTGTTAGAAATGGCGATGGCTATAACCAGCTTACCATAGCTGATGATGGTGCTGGTTTACCGGCCGGCTTTGCAATTGATAAAGTTGAGTCATTAGGAATAAACCTAATGCGTGGCTTAAGCAAACAGTTGGGCGGCACCTTCGATATTTATGGTGATGAGGGTTGCACAATTAATGTTGTTTTTAAAACAGAGGTTTTTAACAGAGAAATTTCCAAAAACGAGTAA